In Rhodamnia argentea isolate NSW1041297 chromosome 4, ASM2092103v1, whole genome shotgun sequence, the following proteins share a genomic window:
- the LOC115733890 gene encoding disease resistance protein L6-like, with protein MANSEAGTNSDVERAIGDEYLVFLSFRGPDTHYAFTDHLYHGLKDVGVRVFRDDKELPEGEKFGGNLLSAIDNSMIYIPIFSQTYASSIWCLRELAHIVENVSRSNGRKSILPIFFNVEPEDVKLRTSLYKDALLERENKFSGEVEKWREALAEVGKILGWNVKRDQSEAEIIKSVVDTVSKKLELRKKSVAEHLVGLDDRVKHLTELLLNVNHSDVLLVGIYGMGGIGKTTIAKVVFNELSSHFGKCCGFLENVRESMSTKEGTVQLQKKLLSDIVGFAHAERVKDSEEGMRKIEATLPERKVLVVLDDVDNKDHIKKLIGNESLNSASRIIITTRDTAVLQVRGFEGKIILYEMLEMDDAPAFQLFCRHAFGGDSPSDDYRELSREIVSSTGRLPLAIEVIGSLLYDYQNNKAVWEETSVKLRNIPEKDIVKKLRISYDDLDENQQEIFLDIACFFCNKSKNDATYMWTDCKFYPESGIQVLTSKCLIKILDNDKLWMHDQLIDMGREIVRLEGPNDLGKRSRLWKANEAIEMIRTEERKGEVQALEISGSVGSIEITNGEFERLPNLRFLKLCSGDFVGDFAKCRSKLRWISWRPALQDFRAVNFYLTHLVVFKLDRNHFTDDSKAWDLIKARNLKVLSLERCDGITTIPNFSKCLGLERLTLVCCSRLERIDRFIGHLQSLIKLEIKGCTRLIDLPEKMGALVKLQLLSLSRCSSLRGLPGSLGNLTSLIELDLTYTRIRELPSSIGKLISLRILRVSTWLDYGETDDFRFPYGETDDFRFPSGISTLVNLEVLDFSGHQELRGEIPVGIGELSSLKILNLDSTGICRIPRTINRLHHLQTLNLRGCHSIQVLPDLPTSLTRLILQSRSLLSVPNLSNLTNLVELQLHGGPWITKKSNLLAECNLSWIGSLSRLKKLILNLQNVPAPLELASLPCLEDLDLSLLDPKPLMQLPSSNWSWRNLSTLGIGWCEVEDIPLERFTRLEKLTVNHCQQLQRLSIPWELRKLREVCVYGCPELVEIQIVGLSKLLECLSVQKCESLTRICGLPCLKNLEKLRIHGCGELTWLIDASCTNIPDDCVVRICKCGDSIKDSESPYDVGMSLKRYREEILSNISNKTGLSFAIRFHLGVKRSSDGFEFVGGIKRENEDVAPDSVTYKGLIADVKCFGFSLKRMWYTAPGTYHKLLIEVKSDEQVKGMVLLASKRGSIHLYVEGGVDSEWEGEYDDEMMEMLREEWAMRTDVHSDEDGPEWDVPNPDEDADSASVGESEADGTSSIDDFRSEPDNAECVKATGNRRQSRGGRIGYPGCVDGGKAVSMENRKEEKDDSGEPADQNDFVRSSCQRCEGVEHQDSSCKATTEFEDEGALSSVKRDRTVETDRIPTNKGRGSRTGRSSNPGRKGQSVKITRPLDFEDRKGQSVKITRPLDFEDEKGQSVKITRPLDFEDRKGQSVKITRPLDFEDGKGHSVKITREGQEGA; from the exons ATGGCGAACTCAGAGGCCGGAACGAACAGTGATGTTGAACGAGCGATAGGAGACGAGTACCtagtgttcttgagcttcagag GTCCCGATACTCATTACGCATTCACAGACCACCTCTACCATGGCTTGAAAGATGTGGGGGTCCGCGTGTTCAGAGATGACAAGGAGCTCCCCGAGGGCGAAAAGTTTGGTGGGAACCTTCTGAGTGCTATCGACAACTCCATGATTTACATACCCATCTTTTCTCAAACCTATGCTTCAAGTATATGGTGCCTTCGTGAGCTTGCGCACATAGTGGAGAACGTGTCTAGGTCGAACGGTAGAAAAAGCATCCTTCCCATTTTCTTCAACGTGGAACCTGAGGATGTCAAGCTTAGGACTTCACTATATAAGGATGCTTTACTGGAGCGCGAGAACAAGTTTTCCGGGGAAGTCGAGAAATGGAGAGAGGCTCTTGCAGAGGTGGGTAAAATCTTGGGATGGAACGTGAAAAGGGACCAAAG CGAAGCAGAGATTATTAAATCAGTCGTTGATACGGTTTCGAAGAAACTGGagctaagaaaaaaatcagtgGCTGAGCATTTAGTCGGACTTGATGATCGGGTGAAGCACTTGACAGAGTTATTATTAAATGTCAACCATTCTGATGTGCTGCTCGTTGGAATTTATGGAATGGGTGGCATCGGTAAAACAACCATTGCCAAAGTCGTCTTCAATGAACTATCTTCCCACTTTGGAAAGTGTTGCGGTTTCCTTGAGAACGTTCGAGAAAGCATGTCGACCAAGGAAGGCACAGTCCAATTGCAGAAGAAGTTATTGTCTGACATTGTTGGTTTTGCACATGCAGAAAGAGTCAAGGATAGTGAAGAAGGAATGAGAAAGATTGAAGCAACACTCCCCGAGAGGAAGGTCCTTGTGGTTCTGGATGATGTTGATAATAAAGATCACATTAAGAAACTAATAGGAAATGAATCATTAAATTCAGCATCAAGAATAATCATTACAACGAGAGACACAGCTGTTCTGCAAGTTCGGGGATTTGAAGGTAAAATTATACTGTATGAGATGCTTGAGATGGATGATGCTCCCGCATTTCAGCTTTTCTGCCGACATGCCTTTGGCGGAGATTCTCCTTCGGATGATTATCGGGAGCTTTCAAGGGAAATTGTCTCAAGTACAGGACGGCTCCCTTTGGCAATTGAAGTGATAGGTTCGTTGCTTTATGACTATCAAAACAACAAAGCAGTTTGGGAAGAGACTTCGGTCAAGTTAAGGAATATACCCGAGAAAGATATTGTAAAAAAGCTAAGGATTAGCTATGATGACCTAGATGAAAATCAACAAGaaattttcctcgatattgcatgCTTCTTTTGCAACAAGAGTAAGAACGATGCAACTTACATGTGGACGGATTGTAAATTTTATCCCGAAAGTGGAATTCAAGTCCTTACCAGCAAGTGCTTGATAAAGATATTGGACAATGATAAACTCtggatgcacgatcaactcATAGATATGGGAAGGGAAATCGTCCGTCTAGAAGGTCCAAATGATCTTGGCAAGCGGAGCAGGCTGTGGAAAGCAAATGAGGCCATCGAAATGATAAGAACCGAAGAG AGGAAGGGCGAGGTTCAAGCGCTTGAGATAAGTGGATCGGTTGGCTCCATAGAGATCACTAATGGAGAGTTTGAAAGGTTACCAAATCTAAGATTCCTCAAGTTATGCAGTGGAGATTTTGTTGGGGACTTTGCAAAGTGTCGTTCGAAGTTGAGATGGATTTCTTGGCGGCCTGCTCTTCAGGATTTTAGAGCAGTCAATTTTTATTTGACTCATCTTGTTGTTTTTAAACTTGACAGGAATCACTTCACGGATGATTCAAAAGCATGGGACTTAATCAAG GCGcggaatttgaaagttttatctCTTGAGAGGTGTGATGGCATAACCACAATCCCGAACTTCTCTAAATGCTTGGGTTTAGAGAGGTTAACTCTTGTGTGCTGCTCTCGGCTAGAGAGGATTGACAGATTCATTGGACATCTACAATCATTGATTAAGTTAGAGATTAAGGGGTGCACGCGCCTTATAGATTTGCCCGAAAAAATGGGGGCACTGGTGAAGCTTCAGCTCTTATCATTGTCAAGATGTTCTAGCTTGAGAGGGCTTCCGGGCTCACTTGGGAATTTAACCTCATTGATAGAGTTGGACTTAACGTATACAAGAATAAGGGAACTTCCCAGCTCCATTGGAAAGTTAATATCACTCCGCATCTTGCGTGTTTCAACTTGGTTAGATTATGGTGAGACCGATGATTTCCGGTTTCCTTATGGTGAGACCGATGATTTCCGGTTTCCTAGTGGCATCAGCACTTTGGTAAATCTTGAAGTGCTGGATTTCTCTGGGCATCAAGAATTGAGAGGTGAAATTCCCGTTGGAATTGGAGAATTGTCCTctttaaaaatcctaaatttagaTTCCACCGGTATTTGCAGAATTCCAAGGACAATCAACAGGCTTCATCACCTCCAAACACTCAATTTAAGGGGATGTCATTCGATTCAGGTGTTGCCGGATCTTCCCACAAGTTTGACCCGTCTAATTCTTCAATCTAGGTCATTGCTCTCAGTCCCAAATCTGTCGAACCTTACTAATTTGGTTGAACTGCAACTACATGGTGGCCCTTGGATTACAAAGAAATCAAACCTACTCGCGGAATGCAATTTAAGTTGGATTGGGAGCTTATCTAGACTGAAAAAGTTGATATTAAACTTGCAAAACGTCCCTGCACCTCTAGAGTTGGCATCTCTTCCTTGCCTGGAAGACCTTGATTTGAGTCTCCTAGACCCAAAACCCCTCATGCAGCTTCCGTCCTCTAACTGGAGTTGGAGAAATTTGTCGACTTTAGGGATCGGTTGGTGTGAAGTGGAAGACATTCCACTCGAGAGATTTACACGACTGGAGAAATTAACTGTTAACCATTGTCAACAGCTTCAGAGATTATCCATTCCTTGGGAATTACGGAAGCTACGGGAAGTGTGTGTGTATGGTTGTCCAGAGCTAGTTGAGATACAAATTGTGGGTCTTTCGAAATTATTGGAATGCTTGAGCGTCCAAAAGTGCGAATCTCTGACAAGAATATGCGGGTTACCATGCTTGAAGAACCTGGAGAAACTGAGAATCCACGGCTGCGGC GAATTGACATGGTTGATTGATGCATCGTGCACAAACATACCAGATGATTGCGTCGTCAGAATATGTAAGtgtggagactccatcaaagaTAGTGAATCTCCATATGATGTTGGAATGTCCTTAAAGCGTTATAGAGAGGAGATTCTTTCGAATATATCAAACAAG ACGGGACTTTCCTTCGCAATCAGATTTCACCTTGGGGTAAAGAGGTCTAGTGACGGTTTTGAGTTTGTTGGTGGGATAAAGAGGGAAAACGAAGATGTCGCCCCAGATTCAGTGACATATAAAGGATTGATTGCGGATGTTAAATGTTTCGGCTTTAGTTTGAAGAGAATGTGGTACACGGCGCCTGGTACATACCACAAGTTGCTCATAGAGGTCAAGAGTGATGAGCAAGTGAAGGGAATGGTGCTACTTGCATCTAAAAGGGGATCAATTCATCTGTACGTCGAGGGAGGTGTTGACAGTGAGTGGGAGGGAGAGTACGATGACGAGATGATGGAGATGTTAAGGGAGGAATGGGCAATGAGGACTGATGTGCATTCTGACGAGGATGGGCCTGAGTGGGACGTTCCAAATCCTGATGAAGACGCGGACTCTGCATCTGTTGGTGAAAGCGAAGCTGATGGCACCTCCTCCATTGATGATTTCCGGTCAGAGCCAGACAATGCTGAATGTGTCAAGGCCACGGGAAATAGGAGGCAATCGAGGGGTGGAAGGATTGGGTACCCCGGCTGTGTCGATGGAGGGAAAGCGGTGAGCATGGAAAATagaaaggaggagaaggatgACAGTGGGGAACCCGCTGACCAAAATGACTTCGTTCGGTCGAGTTGCCAAAGGTGTGAAGGAGTTGAACATCAGGATAGCTCTTGCAAAGCTACAACTGAATTTGAGGATGAAGGGGCCCTTTCTTCT GTGAAGAGAGATAGAACCGTGGAGACAGACCGAATACCTACAAACAAAGGCCGAGGAAGTAGGACCGGACGTTCTTCAAACCCAGGAAG AAAGGGGCAAAGTGTCAAGATCACGAGGCCGCTCGACTTCGAGGACAGAAAAGGGCAAAGCGTCAAGATCACGAGGCCGCTCGACTTCGAGGACGAGAAAGGGCAAAGCGTCAAGATCACGAGGCCGCTCGACTTCGAGGACAGAAAGGGGCAAAGCGTCAAGATCACGAGGCCGCTCGACTTCGAGGACGGGAAGGGGCATAGCGTCAAGATCACGAGGGAAGGACAGGAAGGGGCATAG
- the LOC115726983 gene encoding probable disease resistance protein RPP1, with protein sequence MANSEAGTSSDVARALGGEYQVFLNFRGPDTRHGFTDFLYHGLVDAGIRVFRDEDELRFGKVIGGSLLRAINNSIIYIPIFSRNYASSKWCLHELAHIIDNVSKSEGKKSVFPIFFDVEPEDVKLKTPRYSDALLEHENKFPDEIKVWRKALAEVDEIKGWNVKKDQSQAKLVESVVQKVLEKLETRQKLLPQNLVGLDDRIRHLTELLDVNHRDVRLIAIYGMGGIGKTTVAKVVFNRLSSHFGKCCSFLDDVRENSATKEGIVKLQNKLLSDIVGSESAGVEDSEHGMRRIGDTFRIKKVLVVLDDIDKKEHIEKLIGNSSLHSGSRIIITMRNIAILQVEGFKGELLCYEMLKMDDDYALQLFCRHAFGRGFPSNDYQGLSSEIVSSTGGLPLAIEVIGSLLMSQLLKGKNSEIWEEMMEKLRKGHEKKILEKLRISYDDLDKYHKQIFLDIACFFSNKNKTNAIYMWTDCQFYPKEGIEVLTERCLVKVLDDDKFWMHDQLIALGRQIVREESQDDLGKQSRLWIAKEALQIIRTEERLDKVQALKLNGQDGFINITNEDVERLPNLRVDNMFLDHLVVFKLHMNNFSDDSKAWDLIKGRRRGCSGWLAEEPAAVGGSEDDERRLRVVAEGWMAAGYSRTAVAAVNVGNTSSGGRKQGSSKLWLLGLPDAAVATMVAWDGGGWKMRRSEELPSSNWSWRNLSTLVIGWCEVEDIPLEGFTRLEKLTVSRCQQLQRLSIPWELRKLREVYVYGCPELVEIQIVGLSKLLECLSVHECESLARICGLSYLKNLEKLRIHGCGVLTNFEGLDELESLKSLAVTSCKELTWLIDASCTNIPDDCVVRINKCGDAIKDCESLYDIGMSLKRYREEILSNISNKTGLSFAIRFHLGVKRSSDGFEFVGGIKRENEDVAPGSVTHKGLIADVKCFGFRLKRMWYTAPGTYHKLLIEVKSDEQVKGMVLLASKRGSIHLYVEGGVDSEWEGEYDDEMMEMLREEWAMRTDVYSDEDGPEWDVPNPDEDADSASVGESEADGTSSIDDFRSEPGNAECVEATGNRRQSRGGRIGYPGRVDEGKAVSMENRKEEKDDSGEPANQNEFVRSSCQRCEGVEHQDSSCKATTEFEDEGALSSLMVEEKTESTVENTYKNGKRKRDRTCFQPRKESKEGL encoded by the exons ATGGCAAACTCAGAGGCCGGAACGAGTAGTGATGTTGCTCGAGCATTAGGAGGTGAGTACCAAGTGTTCCTGAATTTTAGAGGACCCGACACTCGTCATGGATTTACGGACTTCCTTTACCATGGGTTGGTAGATGCTGGAATCCGCGTATTCAGGGACGAAGATGAACTCCGCTTCGGCAAAGTGATTGGTGGGAGCCTTCTACGTGCTATCAACAACTCCATAATCTACATACCCATATTCTCTAGGAATTATGCTTCCAGTAAATGGTGCCTCCATGAGCTTGCGCACATAATAGACAACGTGTCTAAGTCAGAAGGCAAAAAAAGTGTCTTTCCCATTTTTTTCGATGTAGAACCGGAGGACGTTAAGCTTAAGACTCCACGATATAGCGATGCTTTACTGGAACACGAGAACAAGTTTCCCGATGAAATCAAGGTGTGGAGAAAAGCTCTTGCAGAAGTTGATGAAATTAAGGGATGGAACGTGAAAAAAGATCAAAG CCAAGCAAAGCTTGTCGAATCAGTTGTTCAAAAGGTATTGGAGAAGCTGGAGACAAGACAAAAATTATTGCCTCAAAATTTAGTTGGTCTTGATGATCGGATAAGACACTTGACAGAGTTGTTAGATGTCAACCATCGTGATGTGCGGCTCATTGCAATATATGGAATGGGTGGGATTGGAAAAACAACCGTGGCCAAGGTCGTCTTCAATCGACTATCTTCCCACTTTGGAAAGTGTTGTAGCTTCCTTGACGATGTTCGAGAAAACTCGGCAACCAAGGAGGGCATAGTCAAGTTGCAAAATAAATTACTATCTGACATTGTTGGTTCCGAATCCGCAGGAGTCGAGGATAGTGAACATGGAATGCGGAGGATTGGAGACACATTCAGAATTAAAAAAGTCCTTGTTGTTTTGGATGATATTGATAAAAAAGAGCACATTGAGAAACTAATAGGAAATTCTTCATTACATTCGGGATCTAGGATAATCATTACAATGAGAAACATAGCTATTTTGCAAGTTGAGGGATTTAAAGGCGAACTTTTGTGCTATGAAATGCTAAAGATGGATGATGACTATGCACTTCAGCTTTTTTGTCGTCATGCCTTTGGTCGAGGCTTTCCTTCGAATGATTATCAAGGGCTTTCAAGTGAAATTGTTTCAAGCACGGGCGGGCTCCCTCTAGCTATTGAAGTGATAGGTTCATtgct gatgtcacaattgcTTAAGGGGAAAAACTCAGAAATTTgggaagaaatgatggaaaaGTTAAGGAAAGGACATGAGAAAAAGATTCTTGAGAAGTTGAGGATTAGCTATGATGATCTAGACAAATATCATAAAcaaatttttctcgatataGCATGCTTCTTTTCCAATAAGAACAAGACCAACGCAATTTATATGTGGACTGATTGTCAATTTTATCCCAAAGAAGGAATTGAAGTCCTCACCGAGAGGTGCTTGGTAAAAGTATTGGACGATGATAAattttggatgcatgatcaaCTCATAGCACTGGGAAGGCAAATTGTCCGTGAAGAAAGTCAAGATGACCTTGGAAAGCAGAGTAGATTGTGGATTGCGAAAGAGGCCCTTCAAATCATAAGAACTGAAGAG AGGTTGGACAAGGTTCAAGCGCTTAAGTTAAATGGACAAGATGGCTTCATAAATATCACAAATGAAGACGTTGAAAGGTTACCAAACCTAAG GGTGGACAATATGTTTTTGGATCATCTTGTTGTTTTCAAACTTCACATGAACAACTTCAGTGATGATTCGAAAGCATGGGATTTGATCAAG GGGAGGCGTCGGGGCTGCTCAGGCTGGCTCGCGGAAGAACCGGCAGCGGTGGGTGGTAGCGAGGACGACGAGAGACGGCTAAGAGTGGTGGCTGAAGGCTGGATGGCAGCTGGTTATAGCAGAACAGCGGTAGCTGCAGTAAACGTCGGTAACACCAGCTCGGGCGGCAGAAAACAGGGGAGCAGTAAGCTGTGGCTGCTCGGGCTTCCCGATGCTGCTGTGGCGACGATGGTGGCTTGGGATGGTGGTGGATGGAAGATGAGAAGGTCGGAGGAG CTTCCGTCCTCTAACTGGAGTTGGAGAAATTTGTCGACTTTAGTGATCGGTTGGTGTGAAGTGGAAGACATTCCACTGGAGGGATTTACACGACTGGAGAAATTAACTGTTAGCCGTTGTCAACAGCTTCAGAGATTATCCATTCCTTGGGAATTAAGGAAGCTACGGGAAGTGTATGTGTATGGTTGTCCAGAGCTAGTTGAGATACAAATTGTGGGTCTTTCGAAATTATTGGAATGCTTGAGCGTCCATGAGTGCGAATCTCTGGCAAGAATATGCGGGTTATCATACTTGAAGAACCTGGAGAAACTGAGAATCCACGGCTGCGGCGTACTTACTAATTTCGAGGGCCTTGACGAGCTAGAGTCTCTGAAATCTTTGGCGGTTACTAGTTGCAAAGAATTGACATGGTTGATTGATGCATCGTGCACAAACATACCAGATGATTGCGTCGTCAGAATAAATAAGTGTGGAGACGCCATCAAAGATTGTGAATCTCTATATGATATTGGAATGTCCTTAAAGCGTTATAGAGAGGAGATTCTTTCGAACATATCAAACAAG ACGGGACTTTCCTTCGCAATCAGATTCCACCTTGGGGTAAAGAGGTCTAGTGACGGTTTTGAGTTCGTTGGTGGGATAAAGAGGGAAAACGAAGATGTCGCCCCAGGTTCAGTGACACATAAAGGATTGATTGCCGACGTTAAATGTTTCGGCTTTCGTTTGAAGAGAATGTGGTACACGGCGCCTGGTACATACCACAAGTTGCTCATAGAGGTCAAGAGTGATGAGCAAGTGAAGGGAATGGTGCTACTTGCATCTAAAAGGGGATCAATTCATCTGTACGTCGAGGGAGGTGTTGACAGTGAGTGGGAGGGAGAGTACGATGACGAGATGATGGAGATGTTAAGGGAGGAATGGGCAATGAGGACTGATGTGTATTCTGACGAGGATGGGCCTGAGTGGGACGTTCCAAATCCTGATGAAGACGCCGACTCTGCATCTGTTGGTGAAAGCGAAGCTGATGGCACCTCCTCCATTGATGATTTCCGGTCAGAGCCAGGCAATGCTGAATGTGTCGAGGCCACAGGAAATAGGAGGCAATCGAGGGGTGGAAGGATTGGGTACCCCGGCCGTGTCGATGAAGGGAAAGCGGTGAGTATGGAAAATagaaaggaggagaaggatgACAGTGGGGAACCCGCCAACCAAAATGAATTCGTTCGGTCGAGTTGCCAAAGGTGTGAAGGAGTTGAACATCAGGATAGCTCTTGCAAAGCTACAACTGAATTTGAGGATGAAGGGGCCCTTTCTTCTCTAA TGGTCGAGGAGAAGACAGAGAGTACTGTGGAGAACACCTACAAAAAcgggaagaggaagagggacCGGACGTGCTTCCAACCCAGGAAGGAATCGAAGGAAGGCTTGTAG
- the LOC115726996 gene encoding disease resistance protein L6-like, with the protein MANSEAGTSRDVERATGEEYQVFLSFRGPDTRYGFTDYLYHGLVNAGVRVFSDEDELRVGKVIGGNLLCAINNSMIYISIFSRTYAFSKWCLRELAHIIANVSKLKDRKSILPIFCDVELEDVKFKTPRYSDALLEHGNNYPDEVKAWREALAEVDEIKGGNVNHMRCLRWMILLRRPTLVLTLCPPSPWDDLNSQLQKVDNSGFRYTARWWTKEEEDAT; encoded by the exons ATGGCGAACTCAGAGGCAGGAACGAGCCGCGATGTTGAACGAGCGACAGGAGAGGAGTACCAagtgttcctgagcttcagaggTCCCGATACCCGTTACGGATTCACGGACTACCTCTACCATGGCTTGGTAAATGCAGGAGTCCGCGTATTCAGTGACGAAGATGAGCTCCGCGTCGGCAAAGTGATCGGTGGAAACCTTCTGTGTGCTATCAATAACTCAATGATCTACATATCCATCTTCTCCCGGACCTATGCTTTCAGCAAATGGTGCCTCCGTGAACTCGCGCACATAATAGCCAACGTATCTAAGTTGAAGGATAGAAAAAGCATCCTCCCCATTTTTTGCGACGTGGAACTTGAGGATGTTAAATTTAAGACTCCACGATACAGCGATGCTTTGTTGGAACATGGGAACAACTATCCCGACGAAGTCAAGGCATGGAGAGAGGCTCTTGCAGAGGTGGATGAAATCAAGGGAGGGAACGTGAATCATATGAGATGCTTAAGATGGATGATACTCTTGAGAAG GCCCACACTGGTGCTGACTCTGTGCCCTCCGAGCCCCTGGGACGACTTGAACTCGCAATTGCAGAAAGTCGACAATTCTGGATTTCGCTACACTGCTAGATGGTGgacgaaggaagaagaagatgcaacGTAA